taactgtgttttaaaaatcacgttttcaaatcgcatattttaaaatcgctatttttaaatctcaatcccaaacaaaccctaagtgtagttttaaaaaagagaaattgtcaatatatatatatatatattcattcaacCATCTCAGTATTAATTATGGAGAAACTTTATGGAGAAATAATAttcacaaaatataatttatgagaaattagtttcagtTCTGCTTGATATATAATGTCAATTAATCTTTTGTACTAATAATGATTTAAGAGAATCCGTTAATTTGTTCCCACATAAATACTAACATGACTATGATGAGGATAAAATTTTCTCTCTAGGGCTCTCTGAAACCTAGAGGAGAAGGAAAAATATTCTTCCATCACAAACCTTTCGGCTTGTGCGCGGGAAGGTGAACTTTGCAATCCTTTTTGTCTGTTCTGCTTTGCTGTTATTGGTGCTAGGGATGGCTGAGGAGTTAGAGGCTCTTTGGGGCAGATTCTCTTTGACGGAAGAAGAGCAAGATGGGCTTGAGGTGGAGGAAGCGGATGTGAAGGGGATCACAGAAAAAGGCTCTCATTGTCTGGTTGGAAAACTTATCTCTGAAAGGTTTGTTGGGAAGAGAACCATAAGGGCGAAGCTAATAAGAGGATGGAGGCTGACGGGGTCTTTGGAGTTCAAAGTTCTTGGCGAAAATCTTTTTCTATTGGAGTTTGAACACGAATGGGATAAGATTCGGGTAATAGAGGGACGCTCATGGATTTTTGAAGGCCAACTTTTTTTGGTGACGGGATTACGCCACCGAGTGAGATGAATTTTGATACGGCGGCTTTTTGGGTTCAGATGTATAAGTTACCGCTTTCATGCATGGGAAGAGAGATGGGGTTCAAGCTAGGAGCAATCATTGGGGTTGTTGAGGATGTTGATACGGATGAAGACGGCATTGGATGGGAAGAATATTTACGTGTAAAAGTTCAAGTAAATGTCTTCAAACCTTTGCCAAGAGGTAGGATCCTCAAAATTCTATGGATTCCTTTTCAATATGAAAGGGTACCCAAGTTTTGTTTCCAGTGTGGGGTCATTCGCCATGGTGCTAGGGGCTGTGTCAATGAGGAATTACGGTGGAAACAGGGAAAGCCGAAGGAACATGAGTACGGGCCATGGTTGGGAGCGGGTTCTCCTAAAAGGCGAGCGGAGATACGACGGGGAGGTTGCAGCGACAATGATTTTTTCCAGGAAGATGATTATTTCCATGGCTCAGCTCCGGAGATGAGCCCAGCCAATTTCCGGTCGGCGAGGGGCACAACCATGGAGAGTAACAGAAAATATACAAGGAAAGAGGACATAAGCGGGAAAGGAGGAATCTCATTAAACTCTCCAAAATTCCCTGGGACTGGTTCGGGCGGTTTTCCTTGTGGGGCGTTCAATGATTTAATGCGAGAATCGCCAATTATGGAAAATGGAGGAGATCACGGAGATTTTACGAGCAGGTCCGTTACttcaaaatttggaaaaaacgTGGAAACTGTCGGTGAGAATTGCGGTGGACATGCACACGTAGGGGAGCAGATGTGTCAAGTTAGGGAAGGAATGAATGAGTATAATGACAACCCATTAAGCAAGATTCACTAAGCCACGTCAGTCCTTCAGCACATGGGTGATATTTTCTCTTCACTTAATGTAACTGTTGGGCCTTATGATCACGAGGGCAGGGAATACCCTTCTGGGAAGGAAGATACGGAGCCTATTGCTATGAGTGGTGGGTCCCTGAGATCGTGGAAAAAAGGGGCCCgagagaagaaggagaaagacACTGAAAGAATTGAGAAATTACTGATTTTGGGGAAAAGACACGCAGAGGTGGATGTGGCtttagagaagaagaaaaatgaaagaaaaagggggAATAAAGTGGTGGAGCATGAAAGAAGCACTGAGAATTTATTGGCGGCAGCTGGAACACAGCCCTGCCAAGAGCCATGAGTATCCTcagttggaactgccgggggcttgggaacctccggacagttcgagacctttgtcgcttggtaaaggaaaagaaacccagTTTGGtgttccttatggaaaccaaactaacagCTTCTCGGGTAGAACGGGTGAAGTATCAATTGGGTTTTGGAAGTGTTTTTGTGGTCGACTGTGTAGGGAAGAGTGGTGGTTTAGCTCTCTTTTGGAATGATAATGAAGCGGTGGAAATACAAAACTACAGTCGACGTCATATTAACGCAATAATCAAGGGTGAAGATGGGACACAAAAATGGACTCTAACTGGATTTTATGGCAACCCCGAAGcgtcaaaaagaaaagaatcctGGGACCTCCTTAAGCATCTCCATTCATTGTCTTGCAATGCATGGATGTGTGTGGGGGATTTTAACGAAGTTTTGGGGGATTCTGAGAAATTTGGCGCTAATAAACAGCCTGGATGGCAGATACGGGCTTTCCAAAAAACCATAGAACGGTGCCAACTCTATGATTTAGGGTATAGGGGCCCAAAATTTACTTGGAGTAATAAGAGGGAGGATGGTCAGTTTATTATGGAGAGATTGGACCGAGCTATTGCAAATCAATTTTGGATGAATTCGTTTCAAAATTATGGTGTTGAGGTACTGGCAAATCGAACTTCAGATCATGCTCCGATTTATGTACAGCTTCATATAGACTTGCGTGGCCAAAGAAGAGGGAAGAAGGGATTTTTCTATGAAGCTGGGTGGGGAAAACAACAAAGCCATAGCAACATCATACAATCGATTTGgagggaaaataattttttctctaaCCCGTGGCATTCTTTTTCGGCTAAGGTGGAGAGGTGTAAGCGGGTGATCAAAAAGTGGCAAGTCAAGGAGAAAGGGCAGGCTGAACAACAAATACAGGAAACAATGGAGCAGTTGAAGATATTGCAAATGGCTGAGACTCACCCGGATGGGGAGAAAATTACCATGTTGCAGCAAGAGGTGAATGCTCTAATTGAGCATGAGGAGATGCATTGGCGACAGCAGGCTAAAGAACATTGGTTACAAAATGGAGATAAAAACACGAAGTTTTTTCATGCCAGTGTTAATCAAAGGCGTCGAGCAAACAAGATTGTAAGTATTGAAAACGAGGAGGGGTTTTTATGCTCATCACTGGAGGATATTATCAATGCTTTCACGGagtattttcaaaatattttttcttcatcaaGTCCGAGTGGATTAAGGGACTGTTTAGTTGGATTCGAAAGGAGAGTCACTCAGTCCATGAATGAGCAGCTGGAGCGGGAGATCACAGAGGAGGAAATTCGATGCGCCATCACACAAATGGGTGGCCAAAAAGCTCCGGGACCGGACGGTTTGCCAGCTTGTTTTTCCCATGATAATTGGTCCATCATCGGGGATGAGGTATGTAAtgtggttaaaaaaattttcaatttgggTAACCTTAGCGATGATGTAAATTTTACCCATATTGCTTTGATTCCTAAGAAGAATAATCCCTCAAAGGTCTTTGATTTTAGACCCATTAGTCtttgtaatgttttatataaaattatttcaaagacCATGGCAAACAGATTGAAGGTGATTCTCCATGAAATTATTTCTCCCAATCAAAGCGCGTTTATCCCGGGCAGACTTATCTCAGATAACTTGCTGGCGGCATATGAAACCATGCATTCCATGCACTCTAGGATGTGGGGGGAAAGTCGGATATCTGGCACTTAAATTagatatgagcaaagcctacGATCGGGTAGAGTGGTGTTTTTTGAAGGGGGTTATGGAAAAAATCGGCTTTGGTGAGAAGTGGATTGGCCTTGTCATGAAGTGCATTTCCACGGTCAGGTATTCCATCATTATTAATGGAAATCCTGAAGGAAGTATTCAGCCCACTAGGGGTATCCGACAAGGGGACCCTCTCTCCCCGTACCTGTTTATATATTGTGCTGAGGTCTTAAGTTCCCAACTTATACTTGCCGAACAATCTGAGAGTCTCAAAGGAGTTCCAACATCAACAAGGGGTCCACGATTAAATCATTTATTCTTTACAGATGACAGTCTGATTTTTTGTAAAGCCACAGCACAAGATTGGCAACGCTTGACAGTTATTTTGAAAGGCTATCAAAATGCATCGGGTCAGCGGTTGAATAGAGACAAAACGTCTATATTTTTTAGCCGTAATACCTGAAAGGAGGTAAAAGAGCTCATTACTCGGTTGTCAGGGGTGCCAGTCACACAGAGGTATGACAAATATTTCGGGCTCCCTGCATTAGTAGGGAAGTCTCGAATCAGAGAATTTAAGAATCTATCTGAAAGAGTAAGGAAAAAAGTTACGGATTGGAAGGCGAAGTTACTTTCACAAGCGAGAAAAGAGATATTATTCAAAGCCGTGGTCCAAGCTATTCCCACATATAGTATGAGTATCTTTCTGCTCCCAAAAGCCCTTTGTAAGGAAATTAATGGCATAATACAGAAATTCTGGTGGGGAAATAAGGAgactgaaaagaaaatacactggatgagttgggagaaaatGGGGCGAGCAAAGTCGAAAGGGGGGTTGGGTTTCCGAGATCTCCACGACTTCAATAAGGCTCTGCTTGCAAAACAATTATGGAGTTTATTAAATCAGCCGGATACGTTGGCTTCTAAAATTCTTAAGGCCAAATATTATCCAAGGGGTACCCTAAGGGAGGCAAAAGTGGGGAGTAGACTGTCTTTGGCTTGGAGGAGCATTCTTGCAGCTGAGGAGCTGTTTTTTGCAGGTTTGATTTGGCATATTGGGAATGGGAATTCAGTGTCTATTTGGGGGGATAAATGGATTCCATATCCCTCTACTTATTCTATACAATCTCCTTGCCGAATTTTACAAAGAGATGCAAAGGTTAGTGAGTTGATTGAACCAACTTCGTCAAGATGGAACATTCCTCTTATCAGGGAGATATTTTGGGAAGAAGAAGCTGACTTGATATGTGGGCTACCAGTGAGTAGATACAACAAGCAAGATAGGTTGATATGGAAATGTACAAGCTCGGGCAAATTTTCGGTTAAAAGCACATACCACTTAGAGCTCGAGAGAAATGCAGCAAACTACAGTGGTGGTTCCAAACAATCTGATTATAATGCCATCTGGAAGAATATATGGAATTTAAGGGTGCCCAATGCCACCAAGGTTTTCATATGGAGGGCTTGTAGTAATATTCTTCCCACAAAAGAAAATCTCAAAACTAGAGGGGTGTTGGAGGATGCAATTTGCATTTTATGCACTAGAGAAGTTGAAACGATTGCCCATGCTTTATGGCACTGCCCCGCGGTTAAAGATGTTTGGAGCATAAGTGCACGCTCTCTGCAGAAAAGTGTCTATAATGAGGAGGGGTTCTTGGAAGTTTTTGAGACTTTATCTCACAGATGTAATACGGAAGAGTTGGGAATTTTTGCTTGCACTGCTCGGGCTATATGGAAGAGGCGAAATGAAGTAACTCATGGTGGCTTATTCAAGCACCCAATACAGTTAGCCCAAGACGCCATAGCACAATGGAAATCATGGGACAAATCTCTTGATCAAAAGGAGAATGTGGACGATATGGAACCAAGTGTAACCGCCCATCAGGTTCGGTGGAAAGCACCGGCAGGTGATATGTTCAAAGCAAATTGGGACGTGTCGGTGAAACCTGTTTCAAGGAGATTTGGAGTGGGCATCATCGTTCGAGACTCTAGGGGACAGGTATGTGCAGCATCCTGCTTGGTGATTGATGGACGTCCGGACCCCACAATTGCAGAGGCGATGGGTGCACCGTATACTGTGGAATTCTGCCGTGATTTGGGACTCCAAAAGATTATTTTGGAAGGAGACTCAAAAGTTGTGATTCAGGCTATAAAAGGTGGGTCAATATGGTGTAATTTGGTCAAATTATTGAAGACATCCATACTATCTTGCCAGGTTTTAGAAGCTGGAGAGTGGAGCATGTCCGACGAGAAGCAAATGAAGCAGCCCATGGCCTGGCGAGGGAAGCGATTTCCACTTGAATTTCTAGAGTTTGGATGGAAGAAGCCCCGGATTTTATTAATGATGTAGTAGCTTTAGAGCAATATGCTCTTGTTGTTTAGAATCTCTATGATCTCTTGGTATTTAGAGTCTTTTTGACTCTAGATGTTTTATGTAATTCAACagatttttttgaataagatgagtcatttattcaaaaatatatatatattgatttgatactgtaatattattcattaaaaaaaaaaaacatgactaTGATGAGTATAAAGCTAAATAATCTGGTAGGTCCCATCCTTTCTATGAATCCAcaatttagctatttttttcATGAATCTCAACTTCTGGTAGACACTATACAAAATATACTGTATATTTGATTCATATTCCTTGggaattaatttattattgttattattttgttatttttgttggtttCTTTTGGATAGTCATTATGAAGAAGTTGTCAAAATTAAGCGTAATgccaaaaattacatttttatcttatcaCCATCTCAACATTAGTACAGGTGGACGGCACGACGAGCCAAGAAACCACTAGCGAGAGCATGGAGGACGCCAAGAAGCACGGAGGGCAACGGAAAAGGAGTGTTTGGTAAACCCTTTTAGTGAGGGGGTTCCCAAACAAggctcttattttttaaattagaaacccaagaatttaatccaatttttttttttttttttttttttttttaaaaaaaggaatatatatgACTTTTCCCTAAAACTTATTCAGTTTTATTTATTGTGGCACATTCTCATTATTTGTGTTACTATTAGTCACAAAAAAAGAGCTTAGCTTAGTGTTGCATGTTTATCGTTGAGTACCCACTTTAGCTTGTCCCCTAACATGAAATGCTCGGGCCATGCCATGCTCCGTCAAACCTTCTAGTTTACAAAACTTCTCAACTTCTcttttttagagagagaagttCTCCCTCCTCTCTAGACTTCCCTTCTCCTTGTGAGACATGTTGCCACTGGAGAGTACTTTTGGGGAGGATAAGTGATTGATCattttgttggaaataattttgaatggtaCATAAATTCTCATTTATATACAATAATTACCGTATGAAAATTAacattctaataaaataaaataaaagagatgaaaagtagagtatagaaagatctcacaatatgctatagaatcacgcaagagcgttgtccttaaaggttgattcgtacCTCCCGAAGTATGTAACTCGGTGCGATtggatctcttgacacgcaacctctcAGGATTAGACTATTGCGTCTATCTTCATTAAGGACGCACTTCGaataacgaagactagtagaacaaccATTTAATCTTCTTGATAAACAAAACCACatagagaaaatacaagaagtAGAAGACAATAGGTGGACATTGCCCCTAATTATTTGCttttataatgtatatataaCTAAGTAAAAAAAATCTGATGAAAATCTATATCAAGAGTATATTATATATCGCTTTTTGGTGGCTTTATAAAAAGAATTAGTGGGCTATTGATTCATGCTATTAATTGCATGAATATATGTAACTGTCATAAAAAGTTTAATACCAACGGtcatacatatataatcttgaagATATATAGACCAAACggtcaaataattaaatgccaTCAAATCTTGTTAATGGACAAATCCGTTTAGACGTTGGTCAATACCGATTTTTCCAAGCAACGGTCAAAAAGgtagaaaactaaattaaagatttttttttttttttttttttttcataaaaactgGTTTGATACTCAACGGTAAAAAATTGGTTTAAGACCCaatggtaataaaaaaaatatttaagtaataataaatcataattgaataataaaagaTTGTTTGTAACATCACAACACATTTTCCCTCCCTCCTCCTTGTGAGGCAGGCTGTCGCCATTGGAGAGTGCTTTGGGGGAGGAGAAGTGATTGATCATTTTCCCTCCCTCCTCCCTTTCCCCCCTCCCCCAAGCTCAGTCATTTTTTCTATGTGTTTTTCTCTTCattctcttttagtttttttcgtTGATTTTCCTTCCAAATAAGCAATGGCATCCCCTCCATCTCCTTAAGCTCGTTGTTCCTTCACCTTCAACTTGCGCTCTTAGTCACAATCTTGTTTCTACCAGGTGGTTTGCCCATGTGCCATCCATGAAGAACATATTTAGGCTTTTTCAACACAGATTTGTCTTCCTCCGTCTATCCCCTCTGCCGATGGGTCAAAACCCCAATAGCTACGGCCTCACTGCTACTCCATGCATCCCTCTACACCCGCGCTTGGGCTTCATGCACCACCTTGCCGATGCTGTTGTTTTGGTTAtgatgtttgttttgatttttagttattgttattttttgtggGTTATATTCGTCCTATCCCTCAATGGTTTTATCTTGTTGTGGAGACTTTTGTAACTAGAGTTCGTTCTTTATTTTTGACAACTCTTTGAGTTTCCTTTCAATGGTTGTTGCAGCTTTCAAGCAAGTTAGATTCTTGTCTTGCTTCAAAAACCGCATTGTGCGGTCCATTTTTTCGCTTTTAGCCCAAGATACAAAAGACCATGCCATTTCTTTTAGCCcatttcctattttttattattattgttttctgCACTATATTTCCATTTGAATATATTGTTGGGGACCTTACTCCTCTTACCTTTTTTGTTTCCTCATAATCCTTTccccatttgattaaaaaaataaaaaacaaactttCTATCTtgtcaaaacatatatatatatatatatatatatgagaaattttatggttcttcttggtgttcttttaattttatgtgaatattattttcttaaaatttttttttttttttttttaaaaaaaaaaatcttaccccatctatatatatatatacatatatacaaacCTAAAATTTTGATTAGGTTAAAATCTCAACATGCCAAGAAGGGGATCCACCATATGCCTTTTGTGAATTGAtttgactaaaaataaaaaataaaaaatcaataaatgatatttcaattattagtaaagcaaaatcaaaagttttttttttttttggaaggataACTAAATTTTATTacttcaaactatcacctcaAGTACCAATGTTTTCATTCCAACTCAATCATATGCCCTCAAATCTCACTTCTGGCCTTCACAAGCATCAACCAGTTCCACACAACCAAACCAAGTAATTCACTGAGAGGCCCAACCCACGCCCCCCTCCCTCCCATCAGAGAAGAGTCCAAACCTTTTCCcccttgtgtttgaaaaagaTTTAGATTCCCTTAAAAGAGTCTAGGTTCCTCGAAACCTACCAAAAATTATCCGAGTTTGATCTATCTGAATTATCCGATACATTAACTGCACCTGAAGCAACCTGttgaattcatttatttggtGAATCACCATCAAACGAAGATAATAAGCCTCGAAGAATTCTGGGTTATCTTTTTCAAGGCTCTGCCAAACTGAAACGCAAGCAAGTTACCAAGTTAGTGAAGGGAAGAAAGTCACAACAAATACATATGAATTGATAAATATTAGTACTTAGAGTGGGAAAAAAAGCTttcaaatttacaaatttatcaATTTGAAACCACGGCGAAACAAACAGAGAAATTTATGCAATTGGATTTGATTTCTCATCATTGATTCATGAATCAACAACACAAGCAATCTTCTTTTCAAGTAAACAAGTTGGCTGATGACTTTGTAGGAGTGCACAAACCCCCCATTGCAACAAGTTGGCTGATGACTTCAATACCCCAGCGAGCCAGTGAGAAAAAAGTTCTTCTAAGATAAACATAACATAGCCACATGGGGTATCTCCATCTTGAATAATTGAGTtaacaaaaaccctaaaccctaaatgcAGTAAGAGAAAAGCCCTAAAAGCAGCATGAATGTAAAGCTTCAGCCTGCAAACTAGAAGGAATTTTGTTTCAGCAAAAGGCCATTCAACATGCTATTGTTTCTCCTCTTTTCTTAACCTTTTTTGACTTTGTGTAATCCTAGAAGTTAATTTTCTACCTCTTCTTACAGTAacttttcaaagaaaaaaaaaaaattctcaattgaaaaaataaaataaaataaatcagttaattaatttgaatccAGCAATTTCAGCTGTTTGGAGagcaagaaataaacccatattCTTGTAAATTCTAGCAGTCTCATATGTATTTTgcacattaaaaagaaaaaataaaatgcacacaACGCccatcaatcaatcaatcaaataAGTATTCATAATTACCACGTTCTGTAATAGCAGGCGCTATTTTGGCTTGATCCAACAGCGTTTTCACAACTTCCTTCTTGTTCATGTATAGCTGAAGACATCGTTCTATAAGATTTTTCGCCTGAAATCACACACATCATTCTATTGTTCTAACAAACAAGTCAAACGCTTAAAGAAAGAATTCACACAATTCAAAACagcaaataaagaaacaaaaccaaaaatcaaaaacaattttgaaattcaagCAGAAGAACCGCTTACCATACGTATATCTTCCCACGAGATCCACGAGACCCTTCTAACGAATCCGATCGGCATACTCGAACAATACTCCCGCAAAAACAATAGCCCCAATTACAACATGATCCGGTGAACATATATTCGGAGCTTAATTTGCAGGCCGAAGCTCTTCCTCTTCAGTTTTTCACGCGGAGCTTCACGTAACCTAATGCGCAGAGAGTCAAAAACAAATCTCAATACCACCGACATGATCGCAccgataaaaaataaaaataaaaaaatccgaaaaaaaaaatatacaaatatgCAAAATGACATGAAATTCGAGGGTTTGAATATGGTGTGATATGAATCAATTGGCGCAATAGACTTGGAAAAAACGTTTCACAGAGAAAATTCGAAATTAGAACAACGGAAGTTTTGAGAGGACTCGAGAATTTTGGGATTCGGGTCGATCTTACCGGAATTGGATGGAGTTTGGGAAGGTCACGCagtgtgttttctttttatagtcAGATTTAGCCCCTAAATTATAAGTctcagttatttattttataatcgaGGTTATTCAAATCAATAACCAACGATTttataactgtttttttttttacatgggctttttaagtatttttggCCATTACTGAGCCTATTTTTTAGGCTTATTTAAAACATTTTGGGCCAAAGTATTCtgtaaaagatgaaaagaacatGTCATTTTTTAGGTCAGacaatatttttgaataagaCTTGGCCTAAAATatcacataccacattatatttCATATACATACATTCATACACGGTcaaaacaacatcgttttggtgttaaaacactaaaatggtgtcgttttggatgttatattataattattattaatataaaatataaaatatatatttatattattatatataacggtaggtggttagcggttagtaaccGCTTTTCCCTACCTCTAAAACGCTAACCACAACCGCCCTAGGcagttagcaatttttttataGCCGCCTACCAAATCAATTAGCCgttaacggttagtggttagcagTTGGCGAGGCGGTTATATCCACCTCATTTGAACACCCTATTAAATTCTAACGGCAATGcttaaaaagactaaaatatccctcgattt
Above is a genomic segment from Corylus avellana chromosome ca9, CavTom2PMs-1.0 containing:
- the LOC132161850 gene encoding uncharacterized protein LOC132161850, whose protein sequence is MPIGFVRRVSWISWEDIRMAKNLIERCLQLYMNKKEVVKTLLDQAKIAPAITERVWQSLEKDNPEFFEAYYLRLMVIHQINEFNRLLQVQLMYRIIQIDQTRIIFGRFRGT